Proteins encoded in a region of the Planococcus citri chromosome 1, ihPlaCitr1.1, whole genome shotgun sequence genome:
- the LOC135842489 gene encoding uncharacterized protein LOC135842489 has product MILGQTFAKFFAIFSILGSVTCLSRHHCEAETGNSSEKLRCQLFSNYNASILPDITSPDYLQALDLNVFYADIDVSGIFQLIGDAKAIWEDKQMIWEPNEHNNTYSLNIQNDMDQIWKPDFILTNYIFPKNKSLLVSDYNATIMHNGTIIFLMKYISIQAKCQVTVKSRPWFNHTCQLDLKTSSPNSLFIIHQDSVVNAEIESPWTVNKTRQMKPKDDNNEPPNYSISIDVELHRNISLYNSTRCISDPSTFEEQVKCNFSTLNLLSPPSEANVSQVDSPLIDLYFSYVDLNIEDGIFLLIGKIHVQWRDGRITWDKQKFGNLWYIRNFDVHSIWKPSLILNNHLFPEDRFYNETFGVGDLTIYAGGLMMWDTSVRLPTRCDMNYASWPWEPRTCCLNFTYNTPAMDLYLLKVLSKHPGVPSLWTITNMKEEYEYPKLNVEVTLKMKSNSLQVVWCSTFIALCLVMLPSFLISPISNIKLTSKVISLLLFTIFLTILINSIPNFTLIAPNFMLGYIMLLIILGISSCITAYLVRLAKKSHSFNSSLSMENLNSEENECNKSTMKTKLFKVFHSTRDEYIPEESLSNMHQDKRLKIAAVIEYSSLAICSIICVFLFVSFIS; this is encoded by the exons atgatTTTGGGTCAAacgtttgcaaaatttttcgcgattttttccattttaggaagCGTAACATGCTTAAGCAGACACCACTGCGAAGCTGAAACAG GCAACTCCTCAGAAAAACTCAGGtgtcaattattttcaaactataATGCATCCATTTTACCGGATATTACTTCTCCAGATTACCTTCAAGCACTCGACTTGAATGTATTTTACGCTGATATA GACGTCTCAGGAATATTTCAATTGATTGGAGATGCCAAAGCT ATTTGGGAAGACAAGCAAATGATTTGGGAGCCAAATGAACATAATAATACATATTCTTTAAATATTCAGAATGATATGGACCAAATATGGAAACCGGATTTCATTTTGACCAA CTATATATTTCCAAAGAATAAATCTTTACTTGTGTCTGACTATAACGCCACAATAATGCATAACGGAACAATaatctttttgatgaaatatatcAGTATACAAGCAAAGTGTCAGGTCACAGTAAAAAGCAGGCCATGGTTTAATCATACTTGTCAGCTTGATTTGAAAACCAGTTCACCAAATTCCCTATTCATTATTCATCAAGACAGT GTTGtaaatgctgaaattgaatCACCATGGACAGTGAATAAAACTCGACAAATGAAACCGAAAGATGACAATAATGAGCCACCCAATTATTCGATATCGATTGATGTGGAATTACACAGGAACATCAGTCTTTACAATTCCACACGATGTATCTCAGATCCAA gCACCTTTGAAGAGCAGgtcaaatgtaatttttccacTCTCAACTTGCTTTCACCTCCATCTGAAGCGAATGTGTCGCAAGTGGATAGTCCTTTAATAGATTTGTACTTTAGTTACGTTGATTTG AATATCGaagatggaatatttttattgattggaAAAATCCACGTG CAATGGCGTGATGGCCGAATAACCTGGGACAAACAGAAATTCGGAAACCTTTGGTATATACGAAATTTTGACGTTCATTCAATATGGAAGCCTAGTTTGATTTTAAACAA ccactTGTTTCCAGAAGACCGCTTTTACAATGAAACATTCGGTGTAGGTGACTTGACGATATATGCTGGTGGCCTTATGATGTGGGATACATCAGTGCGTTTACCTACGAGATGTGACATGAATTATGCTAGTTGGCCATGGGAACCTCGAACGTGTTGTTTGAATTTTACTTACAATACACCCGCTATGGACCTTTATTTGCTAAAA GTATTGTCTAAGCACCCTGGAGTACCATCATTATGGACAATCACCAACATGAAAGAAGAATACGAGTACCCCAAATTGAACGTCGAAGTaaccttgaaaatgaaaagcaattCTTTGCAAGTCGTTTGGTGTTCAacttttattg CTCTGTGTTTAGTGATGCTGccatcatttttaatttcgcCAATAAGTAACATCAAGCTGACATCGAAAGTAATATCCCTGCTactgtttacaatttttctgacaattttgatcaattcaATTCCCAATTTCACTTTGATTGCTCCCAATTTCA TGCTTGGATACATAATGTTATTGATAATTTTGGGAATATCTAGTTGTATCACTGCCTACTTGGTTCGATTAgcaaaaaaatcgcattcatTCAACTCATCACTGAGCatg gaaaatttgaattctgaagAAAACGAATGCAATAAAAGCACAATGAAAACAAAACTGTTTAAAGTTTTCCATTCTACTCGTGATGAATATATTCCTGAGGAATCCTTATCGAATATGCATCAAGATAAAAGGTTGAAAATAGCTGCAGTGATCGAGTATTCATCACTTGCAATTTGTTCAATTATTTGTGTATTTCTTTTCGTAAGTTTCATAAGCTGA